In one Streptomyces venezuelae genomic region, the following are encoded:
- a CDS encoding putative bifunctional diguanylate cyclase/phosphodiesterase, with protein sequence MGERSDAAKPQPATPAHTDPQTQANREPHHRTPPHTTAPLSARPTREPDGHGGGTDRGGPVNARATSTPVLDGGVAALSTRIPLARRPLPGGRGVVSQLALLLVCGAYATGSALGWGSERLALIMGDFGLSVAAAAAAVSCFRYSRTRRSRFRPAWLLFALSSAMAAFGNGVWGWYEVVLDRPVPSPGFADLFFLCFAPPAIIGLLVLAKRPVTKAGWGCLALDSWLIGGSLLTLSWSLALAHTAQFEGQSVAYAALSLAYPLLDIALVSMVLALHFRRSSANRSAVNTAIGALALTVMCDALFTSPLLHTSYRSGQMLDAGWFAGSLLLAYAPWAAPWHARDGQGTGRGRVQYDSGPEEPAPATRPIAGSLAALTPYLAAAVCTLGILYNVLNGRSVDRVVLFTAGTVVLALVVRQGIMLLDNITLTQELAQKENHFRSLVQGSSDVIMIAAPNGILHYVSPAASGVYGRDAEELVGSELASLMHPEDLGRVVHEVRRFLAADPGEEPTTRIECRFKSGDGDWLNVESTVNRHQGGLIFNSRDVTERVRLQAQLQHNAEHDPLTDLPNRALFTRRVSQALTGRRVTDRGTAVLFIDLDGFKAVNDTIGHQAGDELLIQAARRLQEAVRSGDTASRLGGDEFAALIVGDGTRDQAARERHIYELADRLRIALSQPYAIDGNDVRVAASIGVAFAEPGTGAGELLRNADLAMYRAKAAGKGRVELYAPQMQADVVRKAELATRLRAALHDGEFALLHQPVVSLDDGRITAVAAQARWRSAQGILFTPAEFLRVADSKEGQDKRAAELGRWMFEKAVEQAAERGRTGHAVPVSVRMSARRLLDRSMPMGSIEALLTRHGLPSGALVVELAETDPRVSLDDLERRLAALRRLGVRIALDGFGSGYAAITALRRLPVDVLKLDRGLVEGVVESARLHKITSGLLRIAGDLGLDSVADGVDLPEQVVALRAMGCTHGQGAAFAGPLDEYRLRRALTMGEYPVPRGQAEPVLAGGRPATYTGGSAAAYGGPAGPFASGASPYAVGPPGTYAGGPPGTLTGGPAAYARSHNETPVPPT encoded by the coding sequence ATGGGTGAACGATCCGACGCGGCGAAACCTCAGCCGGCGACTCCGGCGCACACCGACCCGCAGACGCAGGCGAACCGCGAGCCGCACCACCGGACGCCGCCGCACACCACAGCGCCCCTGTCGGCCCGGCCGACGCGCGAGCCGGACGGACACGGGGGCGGCACGGACCGGGGCGGCCCGGTGAACGCCCGCGCGACCTCCACCCCCGTCCTCGACGGGGGAGTGGCGGCGCTGTCGACCAGGATTCCGCTGGCCCGGCGCCCACTGCCGGGAGGCCGCGGCGTCGTCTCCCAGCTGGCGCTGCTGCTGGTCTGCGGGGCGTACGCCACCGGCTCGGCCCTCGGCTGGGGATCCGAGCGACTGGCCCTGATCATGGGCGACTTCGGACTGAGCGTCGCCGCGGCCGCCGCCGCGGTCTCCTGCTTCCGGTACTCCCGCACCCGCCGAAGCCGCTTTCGACCCGCATGGCTGCTCTTCGCGCTCTCCTCCGCGATGGCAGCGTTCGGCAACGGGGTGTGGGGCTGGTACGAGGTCGTTCTCGACCGCCCCGTCCCCAGCCCGGGCTTCGCCGACCTGTTCTTCCTCTGCTTCGCACCGCCCGCCATCATCGGACTCCTCGTGCTCGCCAAGCGCCCGGTGACGAAGGCGGGTTGGGGGTGCCTCGCTCTCGACTCGTGGCTGATCGGGGGCTCGCTCCTCACGCTCTCCTGGAGCCTCGCGCTCGCGCACACCGCGCAGTTCGAGGGCCAGAGCGTCGCGTACGCAGCGCTCTCGCTCGCGTACCCCCTCCTCGACATCGCGCTGGTCAGCATGGTCCTGGCGCTGCACTTCAGGAGGTCGTCCGCCAACCGCTCCGCGGTGAACACCGCGATCGGGGCGCTCGCCCTGACGGTGATGTGCGACGCGCTGTTCACCTCACCGCTGCTGCACACCAGTTACCGCTCCGGCCAGATGCTCGACGCCGGGTGGTTCGCGGGCTCGCTCCTCCTTGCCTACGCTCCGTGGGCCGCCCCCTGGCACGCGCGCGACGGGCAGGGCACGGGCCGCGGGCGCGTGCAGTACGACAGCGGGCCCGAGGAACCGGCCCCCGCGACCCGTCCGATCGCCGGATCGCTGGCCGCCCTCACGCCGTATCTGGCCGCCGCCGTCTGCACGTTGGGGATCCTCTACAACGTGCTGAACGGCCGCAGTGTGGACCGCGTCGTGCTCTTCACCGCGGGCACCGTCGTGCTGGCACTCGTGGTGCGCCAGGGCATCATGCTCCTGGACAACATCACGCTCACCCAGGAACTGGCCCAGAAGGAGAACCACTTCAGGTCCCTGGTCCAGGGATCGAGCGACGTCATCATGATCGCCGCGCCGAACGGCATCCTGCACTACGTGAGCCCGGCCGCCTCCGGGGTCTACGGCAGGGACGCGGAAGAGCTCGTGGGCTCCGAACTCGCCTCCCTCATGCACCCCGAGGACCTCGGACGCGTCGTCCACGAAGTGCGCAGATTCCTCGCCGCCGACCCCGGCGAGGAACCCACCACCCGTATCGAGTGCCGCTTCAAGTCCGGCGACGGCGACTGGCTCAACGTGGAGTCCACCGTCAACCGCCACCAGGGCGGACTCATCTTCAACAGCAGGGACGTCACCGAACGGGTCAGGCTCCAGGCGCAGTTGCAGCACAACGCCGAGCACGACCCGCTGACCGACCTGCCCAACCGCGCGCTGTTCACCCGGCGCGTGAGCCAGGCGCTGACCGGCCGCAGAGTCACCGACCGCGGCACGGCCGTGCTCTTCATCGACCTCGACGGCTTCAAGGCCGTCAACGACACCATCGGACACCAGGCCGGGGACGAGCTCCTCATCCAGGCCGCGCGCAGACTCCAGGAGGCGGTGCGTTCGGGCGACACCGCCTCCCGGCTCGGCGGCGATGAGTTCGCGGCCCTCATCGTCGGCGACGGGACCCGGGACCAGGCCGCGAGAGAACGGCACATCTACGAGCTGGCCGACCGGCTCAGAATCGCCCTGTCCCAGCCCTACGCCATCGACGGCAACGACGTGCGCGTAGCGGCCTCCATCGGCGTGGCCTTCGCCGAACCGGGCACCGGCGCGGGGGAGCTCCTGCGCAACGCCGACCTCGCGATGTACCGCGCCAAGGCCGCGGGCAAGGGGCGTGTCGAGCTGTACGCACCCCAGATGCAGGCCGACGTCGTCCGCAAGGCGGAGCTCGCCACCCGGCTGCGCGCCGCCCTGCACGACGGCGAGTTCGCGCTGCTCCACCAGCCCGTCGTCTCCCTGGACGACGGCCGGATCACGGCGGTCGCCGCGCAGGCCCGCTGGCGCTCGGCGCAGGGCATCCTCTTCACGCCCGCCGAGTTCCTGCGGGTCGCCGACTCCAAGGAGGGCCAGGACAAGCGGGCGGCCGAGCTGGGCCGCTGGATGTTCGAGAAGGCCGTGGAGCAGGCCGCCGAGCGCGGCAGGACCGGGCACGCCGTGCCCGTCAGCGTGCGGATGAGCGCGCGCCGCCTCCTGGACCGCTCCATGCCGATGGGCTCCATCGAGGCGCTTCTGACCAGGCACGGGCTGCCCTCCGGCGCGCTCGTCGTCGAGCTCGCCGAGACCGACCCCCGGGTCTCGCTCGACGACCTGGAGCGACGGCTCGCCGCCCTGCGCAGACTCGGTGTGCGCATCGCGCTCGACGGCTTCGGCAGTGGGTACGCGGCGATCACGGCCCTGCGCCGGCTCCCCGTCGACGTGCTGAAGCTGGACCGCGGCCTCGTCGAGGGCGTAGTCGAGTCCGCGCGGCTGCACAAGATCACTTCCGGACTGCTGCGCATCGCGGGCGACCTGGGCCTCGACTCCGTGGCCGACGGCGTGGACCTGCCCGAGCAGGTGGTGGCCCTGCGCGCGATGGGCTGCACCCACGGGCAGGGGGCGGCGTTCGCCGGACCGCTCGACGAGTACCGGCTGCGGCGGGCGCTCACGATGGGCGAGTACCCGGTGCCGCGCGGCCAGGCCGAACCGGTGCTCGCGGGCGGCCGTCCCGCGACGTACACGGGCGGCTCGGCGGCGGCGTACGGCGGCCCTGCCGGACCGTTCGCGAGCGGCGCCTCCCCGTACGCGGTCGGACCCCCGGGGACGTACGCGGGCGGCCCTCCGGGGACGCTCACCGGCGGCCCCGCGGCCTACGCGCGTTCACATAATGAGACCCCCGTCCCACCTACTTGA
- the ilvN gene encoding acetolactate synthase small subunit yields MSTKHTLSVLVENTPGILARIAALFSRRGFNIDSLAVGVTEHPDISRITIVVNVEDLPLEQVTKQLNKLVNVLKIVELEPGAAVARELVLAKVRADNETRSQIVEIVQLFRAKTVDVSPEAVTIEATGSSDKLEAMLKMLEPFGIKELVQSGTIAIGRGSRSITDRSLRALDRSA; encoded by the coding sequence ATGTCCACCAAGCACACGCTCTCCGTCCTGGTCGAGAACACCCCCGGCATCCTCGCCCGGATCGCCGCCCTGTTCTCCCGCCGCGGCTTCAACATCGACTCGCTCGCCGTGGGCGTCACCGAGCACCCCGACATCTCGCGCATCACCATCGTCGTGAACGTCGAGGACCTGCCGCTCGAACAGGTCACGAAGCAGCTCAACAAGCTCGTCAACGTCCTGAAGATCGTCGAACTGGAGCCGGGTGCCGCGGTCGCCCGCGAACTCGTCCTCGCGAAGGTCCGCGCCGACAACGAGACCCGCTCCCAGATCGTCGAGATCGTCCAGCTGTTCCGCGCCAAGACCGTGGACGTCTCCCCGGAGGCCGTCACCATCGAGGCGACGGGCAGCAGCGACAAGCTGGAGGCCATGCTCAAGATGCTGGAGCCCTTCGGCATCAAGGAGCTCGTCCAGTCCGGCACGATCGCCATCGGCCGCGGCTCCCGCTCCATCACCGACCGCAGCCTGCGGGCGCTCGACCGGAGCGCATAG
- a CDS encoding 2-hydroxyacid dehydrogenase, with product MTTDVWLPFEAHEIEGLPGPAEAGLTYRYWDGGPEFPADPADCAFYVVPYMQGTEVAVRPLSAMTSVRVVQTLTAGIDHVEPGIKFLAPGVRLCNARGVHDASTAELALALVLASLRGIPRFVEGQRQEEWRSGFYPALADRSVLIVGYGAIGSAIEDRLTPFECARVARVARSARATERGPVHPLAELPSLLPQADVVILATPLTEATRGLVGADFLARMKDGALLVNVARGPVVDTKALLAELESGRLTAALDVTDPEPLPAGHPLWHAPGALVSPHVGGSSSAYLPRAKRLLAAQLTEYVAGRPLDNVVLTTGS from the coding sequence ATGACGACAGACGTATGGCTTCCGTTTGAGGCGCACGAGATCGAGGGCCTGCCCGGCCCGGCGGAGGCCGGGCTCACCTACCGTTACTGGGACGGCGGCCCGGAGTTCCCCGCGGACCCGGCCGACTGCGCCTTCTATGTGGTGCCTTATATGCAGGGCACGGAGGTCGCGGTACGTCCCTTGTCCGCCATGACGTCCGTGCGCGTCGTACAGACACTGACCGCGGGGATCGATCACGTGGAACCGGGGATCAAATTCCTCGCGCCCGGCGTGCGGTTGTGCAACGCCCGCGGAGTCCACGACGCGAGCACCGCCGAGCTCGCGCTCGCCCTCGTCCTCGCCTCGCTGCGCGGCATCCCGCGCTTCGTGGAGGGGCAGCGGCAGGAGGAGTGGCGGTCCGGTTTCTACCCGGCACTCGCCGACAGATCCGTGCTCATCGTGGGATACGGAGCGATCGGTTCCGCCATCGAGGACCGGCTCACCCCGTTCGAGTGCGCGCGGGTGGCGCGCGTCGCGCGCTCTGCCCGTGCCACGGAGCGCGGCCCCGTGCACCCGCTCGCCGAGCTGCCGTCCCTGTTGCCCCAGGCAGACGTCGTCATCCTCGCGACACCGCTCACCGAGGCCACGCGCGGGCTGGTGGGAGCGGACTTCCTGGCCCGCATGAAGGACGGCGCGCTGCTCGTGAACGTGGCCCGCGGACCCGTCGTCGACACCAAGGCGCTCCTCGCCGAACTGGAGTCCGGCCGTCTCACCGCTGCCCTCGACGTGACCGACCCCGAACCGCTGCCCGCAGGTCACCCGCTGTGGCACGCTCCAGGGGCACTTGTCAGTCCGCACGTGGGCGGCTCGTCCTCGGCGTACCTGCCCCGAGCCAAACGCCTGCTGGCCGCGCAACTCACCGAATACGTCGCCGGCCGGCCACTGGACAACGTGGTGCTGACGACGGGCAGTTGA
- a CDS encoding acetolactate synthase large subunit, translating to MTEQATGAHHPQPRPRSSGQQSAPVEHVTGAQSLIRSLEEVGADTVFGIPGGAILPAYDPMMDSTRVRHVLVRHEQGAGHAATGYAQATGKVGVCMATSGPGATNLVTPIADAHMDSVPMVAITGQVASKAIGTDAFQEADIVGITMPITKHNFLVTKAEDIPRTIAEAFHIASTGRPGPVLVDIAKDALQAQTTFSWPPQQDLPGYRPVTKPHAKQIREAAKLITAAKRPVLYVGGGVLKAQATAELKVLAELTGAPVTTTLMALGAFPDSHPLHVGMPGMHGAVTAVTALQKADLIVALGARFDDRVTGKLDSFAPYAKIVHADIDPAEIGKNRAADVPIVGDAREVIADLVQAVQAEHTEGHTGDYTAWWTDLNRWRDTYPLGYTQPEDGSLSPQHVIERVGQLAPEGTIFAAGVGQHQMWAAHFIEYEKPATWLNSGGAGTMGYAVPAAMGAKAGQPDRTVWAIDGDGCFQMTNQELTTCALNNIPIKVAIINNGALGMVRQWQTLFYNQRYSNTVLHSGPEDIGPNKGTRVPDFVKLSEAMGCVALRCERPEDLDKVIAEANAINDRPVVVDFIVHEDAQVWPMVAAGTSNDEVMAARGVRPDFGDNEDD from the coding sequence ATGACCGAGCAGGCCACCGGGGCCCACCATCCGCAGCCGCGGCCCCGATCCTCAGGACAGCAGTCCGCCCCCGTCGAGCACGTCACGGGTGCGCAGTCCCTCATTCGTTCTCTCGAGGAAGTCGGGGCCGACACGGTGTTCGGCATTCCGGGCGGCGCCATCCTCCCCGCGTACGACCCGATGATGGACTCCACCCGCGTGCGGCACGTCCTGGTCCGGCACGAGCAGGGCGCGGGCCACGCCGCGACCGGCTACGCGCAGGCCACCGGCAAGGTCGGCGTCTGCATGGCGACGAGCGGCCCCGGCGCCACCAACCTGGTCACCCCGATCGCCGACGCCCACATGGACTCCGTCCCGATGGTCGCGATCACCGGCCAGGTGGCCTCCAAGGCCATCGGCACGGACGCCTTCCAGGAGGCGGACATCGTCGGCATCACGATGCCGATCACCAAGCACAACTTCCTGGTCACCAAGGCCGAGGACATCCCGCGCACCATCGCCGAGGCCTTCCACATCGCCTCGACGGGCCGCCCGGGCCCCGTCCTCGTGGACATCGCCAAGGACGCCCTCCAGGCGCAGACGACGTTCTCCTGGCCGCCGCAGCAGGACCTGCCCGGCTACCGCCCGGTGACCAAGCCGCACGCCAAGCAGATCCGCGAGGCCGCCAAGCTCATCACGGCGGCCAAGCGCCCGGTCCTGTACGTCGGCGGAGGTGTCCTGAAGGCACAGGCCACCGCCGAGCTGAAGGTCCTGGCAGAGCTCACCGGAGCGCCCGTCACCACCACACTGATGGCGCTCGGCGCATTCCCCGACAGCCACCCGCTGCACGTGGGAATGCCGGGCATGCACGGTGCGGTCACCGCCGTCACCGCGCTGCAGAAGGCCGACCTGATCGTCGCCCTCGGAGCCCGCTTCGACGACCGCGTCACCGGCAAGCTGGACAGCTTCGCCCCGTACGCGAAGATCGTCCACGCCGACATCGACCCGGCCGAGATCGGCAAGAACCGCGCCGCCGACGTGCCGATCGTCGGTGACGCCCGCGAGGTCATCGCGGACCTCGTCCAGGCCGTCCAGGCCGAGCACACCGAGGGCCACACGGGTGACTACACCGCCTGGTGGACGGACCTCAACCGCTGGCGCGACACCTACCCCCTCGGCTACACGCAGCCCGAGGACGGTTCGCTCTCGCCGCAGCACGTCATCGAGCGCGTCGGGCAGCTCGCCCCGGAGGGCACGATCTTCGCGGCGGGCGTCGGCCAGCACCAGATGTGGGCCGCGCACTTCATCGAGTACGAGAAGCCCGCCACCTGGCTCAACTCCGGCGGCGCCGGAACGATGGGCTACGCGGTCCCGGCCGCGATGGGCGCCAAGGCCGGACAGCCGGACCGCACGGTCTGGGCGATCGACGGCGACGGCTGCTTCCAGATGACCAATCAGGAGCTCACCACCTGCGCCCTGAACAACATCCCGATCAAGGTCGCCATCATCAACAACGGCGCCCTCGGGATGGTCCGCCAGTGGCAGACGCTGTTCTACAACCAGCGTTACTCCAACACGGTGCTGCACAGCGGTCCCGAGGACATCGGCCCCAACAAGGGCACCCGCGTCCCGGACTTCGTGAAGCTGTCGGAGGCCATGGGCTGTGTGGCGCTGCGCTGCGAGCGCCCAGAGGACCTCGACAAGGTCATCGCCGAGGCCAACGCCATCAACGACCGGCCCGTCGTCGTCGACTTCATCGTCCACGAGGACGCCCAGGTCTGGCCGATGGTCGCCGCCGGCACCTCGAACGACGAGGTCATGGCCGCCCGGGGCGTCCGCCCCGACTTCGGCGACAACGAAGACGACTGA
- the ilvC gene encoding ketol-acid reductoisomerase, with protein sequence MAELFYDADADLSIIQGRKVAVIGYGSQGHAHALSLRDSGVDVRVGLHEGSKSKAKAEEQGLRVVTPSEAAAEADVIMILVPDPIQAKVYEESIKDNLKDGDALFFGHGLNIRYGFIKAPEGVDVCMVAPKGPGHLVRRQYEEGRGVPCIAAVEQDATGKGFELALSYAKGIGGTRAGVIKTTFTEETETDLFGEQAVLCGGTAALVKAGFETLTEAGYQPEIAYFECLHELKLIVDLMYEGGLEKMRWSVSETAEWGDYITGPRIITDATKAEMKKVLAEIQDGTFAKNWMDEYHGGLKKYNEYKTQDENHLLETTGKELRKLMSWVNDDDA encoded by the coding sequence GTGGCCGAGCTGTTCTACGACGCCGACGCCGACCTGTCCATCATCCAGGGCCGCAAGGTCGCGGTCATCGGGTACGGCAGCCAGGGCCACGCCCACGCGCTGTCGCTCCGTGACTCGGGTGTCGACGTCCGCGTCGGTCTGCACGAGGGCTCCAAGTCCAAGGCGAAGGCCGAGGAGCAGGGCCTGCGGGTCGTCACCCCCTCGGAGGCGGCGGCCGAGGCCGACGTCATCATGATCCTGGTGCCGGACCCGATCCAGGCCAAGGTCTACGAGGAGTCCATCAAGGACAACCTCAAGGACGGCGACGCCCTGTTCTTCGGCCACGGCCTGAACATCCGCTACGGCTTCATCAAGGCCCCCGAGGGCGTCGACGTCTGCATGGTCGCCCCCAAGGGCCCGGGCCACCTGGTCCGCCGTCAGTACGAGGAGGGCCGCGGCGTTCCGTGTATCGCGGCCGTCGAGCAGGACGCGACCGGCAAGGGCTTCGAGCTGGCGCTCTCGTACGCCAAGGGCATCGGCGGCACGCGTGCGGGCGTCATCAAGACGACCTTCACCGAGGAGACCGAGACCGACCTGTTCGGCGAGCAGGCCGTGCTCTGCGGCGGCACCGCCGCGCTGGTCAAGGCGGGCTTCGAGACCCTGACCGAGGCGGGCTACCAGCCGGAGATCGCGTACTTCGAGTGCCTCCACGAGCTGAAGCTGATCGTGGACCTCATGTATGAGGGCGGCCTGGAGAAGATGCGCTGGTCCGTCTCCGAGACCGCCGAGTGGGGCGACTACATCACCGGCCCGCGGATCATCACGGACGCCACCAAGGCCGAGATGAAGAAGGTCCTCGCCGAGATCCAGGACGGCACGTTCGCCAAGAACTGGATGGACGAGTACCACGGCGGTCTGAAGAAGTACAACGAGTACAAGACCCAGGACGAGAACCACCTCCTGGAGACCACGGGCAAGGAGCTGCGCAAGCTCATGAGCTGGGTCAACGACGACGACGCGTAA